Genomic window (Thermoleophilaceae bacterium):
ACGCACGCTGTCCGTGGGCGGCGAAGCGGCCGGGCGCGCGGCGGTGAAGGTGCAGGAGAAGGCGAAGAAGCTCGCGGCGCACCTGCTCGAGGCCGCGCCCGAGGACATCGAGCTGTCAGGTGGCCGCTACCAGGTGCGCGGCTCGCCGGACAAGGGCCTGCCGCTCTCGGACATCGCGCTCGCGGCATACGTGCCGGAGAACATCCCGGACGGGATGGAGCCGGGGCTCGAGGAGACGTCGTTCTACGACCCGGAGAACTTCGTCTGGCCGTTTGGCGCTCACGCGGCGATCGTTGACGTGGACATCGACACCGGCAAGGTCGAGGTGGCCCGTTACGTGGCGGTGGACGACTGCGGGCGGGCGATCAACCCGCTGCTGATCGAGGGCCAGGTGCACGGCGGCATCGCGCACGCGATCGGCCAGGCGCTGTTCGAGCAGGTGGTCTACAACGACGAGGGCCAGCTGATCACGGGCACCTTCGTGGACTACGCACTGCCCACGGCCGCGGAGCTTCCCAGCTTCGAGACCGACCGGACCGAGACACCCTCGCCCGTGAACGACCTCGGGGTGAAGGGCGTGGGCGAGGCCGGCACGATCGCCGCCACGCCCACGATGGTGAACGCGGTGATCGACGCGCTGCGTCCACTCGGGGTGAACTACATCGACATGCCGCTCACGCCGATGCGCGTGTGGGAGGCCATAGAAGAGGCCAAGCCGGCCGCAGGAGGTGAGTCGTGATTCCCGCGAACTTCGACTACGCGGCCCCGGAGTCGCTTGAAGATGCGATCAGTGCCCTGACGCAGGGCGGCGACGACGCCAAGCTGCTCGCCGGCGGCCATTCGCTGCTGCCGCTGATGAAGCTGCGGCTGGCTGCGCCGTCGCTGCTCGTGAGCCTCGGGAAGGTTCCCGGACTCAGCGGCATCGAGCGCTCGAACGGTGGCTTCTCGATCGGCGCGATGACGCGGCACGCGGAGATCGCGGACTCCGAGGAGCTCGGCGTGACCGCACACGCGGCCTCGCTGATCGCCGACCAGCAGGTGCGCAACCGCGGCACGATCGGCGGCTCGATCGCCCATGGCGATTCGGCCGGCGACCTCCCTACGGTGTTCCTCGCCGCCGAGGGGACCGTGACGGCGAAGGGCCCGAACGGCGAGCGGCAGATTCCCGCCACGGAGATGTTCAAGAGCTATCTCACCACGGCCGTGGGGCCGGACGAGGTGGTCACCTCCGTGTACATGCCCGCGCTCGATGGCTTCGGTTGGGGCTACGAGAAGTTCGTCCGCCGCTCGGAGGACTGGGCGATGGTGGGCGTGTGCGCGCTCGTGAAGTCGAGTGGCGGCACGTGCGAGGACGTGCGCGTGGCTTTGACGCACATGGGCGCTACTCCCCTGCGCGCAACGGCAACCGAGGAGGCACTCCGCGGCCAATCGCTCTCGCCCGAGTCGATCGCCCAGGCGGCCGAGCAGGCGGCGGAGGGCACGAACCCGCCAGGCGACGTGAACGCGACGCCCGAATACAAGAAGCACCTCGCGCGGGTGTTGACGAAGCGCGCGCTGATGAGTGCGACCGGTGGCTAACGTCTGGGTGTGGCGTTCAACGCAATAGAGGACGTTCAGCAGACGCTGTCGTCCGATCATTACCTGGCGGATCGTGCGCTGGCCACATCGGTCTTCCTTGCCGATTCGCTGTCGCAGCCGCTGCTGCTCGAGGGTGAGGCCGGAGTCGGCAAGACCGAGGTGGCGAAAGCTCTCGCGCATGCAACCGGTGCGCGGCTCATCCGGCTGCAGTGCCACGAGGGCATCGACCTCCACCAGGCGCTGTACGACTGGGACTACCAGCGCCAGCTCCTCGCGATCCGCGCGGCGGAGGCCGGGCACGGCGGTGAGCTGCCGGAGTCACGCCTCTTCAGCCGCGAGTTCCTGCTCCGGCGCCCGCTGCTCGAGGCACTCGAGGAGGAGGGTCCGGTGGTGCTCCTCATCGACGAGGTGGACCGCGCCGACGACGAATTCGAGGCGTTCCTGCTCGAGTTCCTGTCGGACTTCCAGGTCACGATCCCGGAGCTCGGCACGGTGGAGGCGCGCGGCCACCCGCTCGTGATCATCACCTCCAACCGAACACGGGAGCTGCACGACGCACTCAAGCGCCGCTGCCTCTACCACTGGATCGACTATCCCACCCCGGAGCGCGAGCAGGACATCGTGCGCGCGCGGCTGCCGGACGTGCCGGACGAGATTGCCGCGCGGGTGTGCGAGGCGGTGGCGCGGCTGCGCGCGCAGGAGCTCTACAAGCTGCCCGGCGTGGGCGAGACGATCAACTGGGCGCGGGCGCTGCTCGCGCTCGGCACGGACGATCTCGAGGAGGCACTTGGCGTGGCGCTGAAGGTGCGCGAGGACATCGACCGCGTGAGGGAGCAGGGAGTTCTCGAGGGTGTCTGAGCCGGCCGCGCTCGGAGCCGGGGTCACCGGCAAGCTCGCCGAGCTGGCCGCGCAGATGAGGGCGGCGGGCGCGCGGGTGGGCGTGGACGAGCTGCTCGTGGCCCATCGGGCTCTCGCCGCGATCGACCCGAGCTCTCGCCGCGACTCCTACAACGCGCTGCGCGCGGTGCTGTGCTCGAAGCATTCGGACATTCCGGCGTTCGACGCCGCGTTCCTCGCCTGCTTCGGGAGCGGGCGCGAAGAGGAGGCCGACCTGCTTTCAGCCGAATTGCAGGCGGCGGGCATCGCGCTGCCGCGCATGGCCGTGCCGGGGGATGAACCCGCAAGGCAGCAGGCGATCGACCAGCGGCCACTGCCCGCCGCCTGGAGCGACGTGGAGATCCTTCGCGAAAAGGACTTCGCGGAGTACAGCGAGGCGGAACGCGAGCTGGCGCGCAGGCTGATCCTGCGCCTCGCCCACCGCAGGCCCACGCGGGAGAGCAGGCGATTGCGGAGGGCGCGCGGCCGCGGCGACACGCACGACCTGCGGCGCACGATCCACGCGTCGCTCCGCTTTGGCGGCGAGCCGATGGAGCGGCGCTGGCGCGAGCCGTCGCGCAAGGCTCGTCCGGTGGTGCTCGTGTGCGACGTGTCCGGCTCGATGCAGGCGCACGCCCGGATGCTGCTCCAGTACATGCACGCGTGCGTGGAGGCGAAGGGACGCGTGGAGGCGTTCGTGTTCGGCACCCGTCTCACGCGCGTCACGCGCGAGCTGGCCGGGCGTGACCATGACGCCGCGATGACCCGCGCCACCCACGCGGCCGGCGACATGTCCGGAGGCACGCGCATCGGCGAGGCGCTCGCCACGCTCAACCGCGAGCACGGCCGCCGCATCGGCCGCGGCGCGGTGGTGGTGATCCTCTCCGACGGGTGGGACCGTGGCGAGCCGCAGCAGCTTGCCGATGAGATGGCGCGCCTCAGCCGCTGCGCGCACCGGCTCGTGTGGCTCAACCCGCTCAAGGCGCACGAGGGCTACGAGCCGCTCACCCGCGGGATGCAGGCGGCGCTCCCCTACGTGGACCACTTCCTGGCCGGGAACTCGATCGCCTCGCTCGAGGAGCTCGCGGACCTGCTC
Coding sequences:
- a CDS encoding MoxR family ATPase codes for the protein MAFNAIEDVQQTLSSDHYLADRALATSVFLADSLSQPLLLEGEAGVGKTEVAKALAHATGARLIRLQCHEGIDLHQALYDWDYQRQLLAIRAAEAGHGGELPESRLFSREFLLRRPLLEALEEEGPVVLLIDEVDRADDEFEAFLLEFLSDFQVTIPELGTVEARGHPLVIITSNRTRELHDALKRRCLYHWIDYPTPEREQDIVRARLPDVPDEIAARVCEAVARLRAQELYKLPGVGETINWARALLALGTDDLEEALGVALKVREDIDRVREQGVLEGV
- a CDS encoding xanthine dehydrogenase family protein subunit M, producing MIPANFDYAAPESLEDAISALTQGGDDAKLLAGGHSLLPLMKLRLAAPSLLVSLGKVPGLSGIERSNGGFSIGAMTRHAEIADSEELGVTAHAASLIADQQVRNRGTIGGSIAHGDSAGDLPTVFLAAEGTVTAKGPNGERQIPATEMFKSYLTTAVGPDEVVTSVYMPALDGFGWGYEKFVRRSEDWAMVGVCALVKSSGGTCEDVRVALTHMGATPLRATATEEALRGQSLSPESIAQAAEQAAEGTNPPGDVNATPEYKKHLARVLTKRALMSATGG
- a CDS encoding VWA domain-containing protein; amino-acid sequence: MSEPAALGAGVTGKLAELAAQMRAAGARVGVDELLVAHRALAAIDPSSRRDSYNALRAVLCSKHSDIPAFDAAFLACFGSGREEEADLLSAELQAAGIALPRMAVPGDEPARQQAIDQRPLPAAWSDVEILREKDFAEYSEAERELARRLILRLAHRRPTRESRRLRRARGRGDTHDLRRTIHASLRFGGEPMERRWREPSRKARPVVLVCDVSGSMQAHARMLLQYMHACVEAKGRVEAFVFGTRLTRVTRELAGRDHDAAMTRATHAAGDMSGGTRIGEALATLNREHGRRIGRGAVVVILSDGWDRGEPQQLADEMARLSRCAHRLVWLNPLKAHEGYEPLTRGMQAALPYVDHFLAGNSIASLEELADLLEGEMS